The genomic region AAAGGACATCGTCGCGGGAAGAAACACAAATCCCGGACCGAATCCTCCCGATCTTTCCAATCAACAGTTCATTCAAACCTGGTTGTCTCAGAACGGAATCGTGAACGACGGCGGAGATTTCGGAAAGGTTTTGGCGGACGTAAAGACTTCGTATAACAAAACCAAGGACGTAGTCAGCGCGAAGTTTCAAGGAACTCATCCTCGAGTGGTTCAAGACAAAAAGTTGTACGGAACGCTTTCTTCCTTTTACGATCCAAGCCGTTATACGTATCTCGAGATCCAAAAGAAAAACGGAAGTCAGTGGACTACGATCGCGACGGACAACGATCCTTATACCGCCTTCGATTGGGTAAGAACCGGAGGGGATCTTTCTCCCACTTCGGAAGTTACGATCACCTGGCTTGTGCGGAATCAAACTCCGGGAACGTATAGAATCGTCTACAACGGACTCGCGAAACAATTCTGGTTGTTCCTTTGGACTTACAAAAAAGTGACCGGTATTTCGAAAGAATTCGTTTTGCAGTAGCGAACGAAAAATCGAAACGTCGACGAAGAACTTTATGATTTTCGAATATAAAATTCTCGTCGACGAAACGTTTCACTGCGGAAGTCGAAAGGTGGGAAGCGAAAGATTAAACCGAACCGCGACGATTCGGATCAAAACCACAAGACAAACGGAGAGACCGGTGTTCCAATCGGAATTCACATTCAAATATCCTAATAAAACGTAAAGGGTGGCTCCGGCCAAACAAGCCGTCGCGTAAATTTCCTTACGAAAGATCAAAGGAACCTCGTTGATCAAAGTATCGCGGATCACTCCGCCGAAAATCGCGGAGATCATCCCCAAGATCACGGATCCGAACGGATTGACTCCCGTTGCCAAAGAAATTTTCGTTCCGATCACCGTGTAAATTCCGATTCCGATCGAATCAAAAACGAAAAGTTCCCGTTTCAGTTTGGGCCAATAGTTCGCGAACAGAAGTGTGATTACGAAACCGATCAAGATCGCCCAAAGGACGTTTTCATCCCGAACCCAAGCGACCGGATAATTTCCGAGTGTGATGTCTCGAAGAGTTCCGCCGCCGATCGCCGTAATAAAACCCGTAAAAAACGCGCTGAAGATATCGTGATGATGACTTTTCTTTTCGGCGGCGGCCAAAGCACCCGAAAGAGCGAAAAATCCTACCCCGATCAATTCTATGTAATACGATAAGTCCATTCTTAAAGAAGACGAATCAACTCCGAAAGCGAATTCAAATCTCCTTCCTCTTTTTTTAGATACGATCTCCATCCGAGAGATTTGGGAACGGCCACGTCCAAGTCGTATTTATCTCCGCAGTACACCAAAGATTTTCCGGGAAGATCGACGAGACGCATCGCTTCTTCGAAAATTTTCGGAGAAGGTTTTTCATATCCGAACTCCGCGCTTACGATCACTGGATTCAAATGTTCTAATATACCTTTCGCTTCCAAAAGCGCACGCAGACGATGATCCCAATTGGAAATCACTCCGAGTCCCCAATTCTCCTTCTTACAAAAATCCTTGAGCTCCCAAAAGCCCGGATCCACGTTCCAAAGTTCCGGATCGGCAAATCTATGATAGATGATGGGAAAGGCCGTTTCAAGCGAAACACGATCGGGAATTCTTTCCAAAAAATCGGAAAGCAAATCCTTCCACCAACCCGGCGTTCCTCCGGGATGAAACTGATATTTGTCCCTGTGTTCCGGCGGCGAATTCTCGTGCATCTTATGCCAGGATTCGGAGAAAGCCTTTCTATAAATCTCTCCCGCGTTTTTCTCTTCTTTCAATCCCGCTTCCAAAAGAATTTCGAGATAGGTTTCGCCCGCGGATTTTTTTAAATGAAGAATCGTGTCGCCCACGTCGAGGAATAGATATTTATCATAACTCACGGACTTAGTTTTGAACGCCCCTTCGTTTTTGCATCAAGGTTTCGAAAAGAATTCGGATTCAAAAATGACTTGTAAGTCGCGTTTTAGAATTCATGCTCTGTTGTTATGCCAGGTTCAAATTTTTCGATCGGAATCTTTATCTTTCCCGGTGTGACTCAACTCGACTTCACCGGACCTTTCGAGGTGTTCTCGAGAATCCCGAACGCGAAGGTTTTTTTATTCGCCCAAACGAAAGGACCGATCACTACAGAATCGGGAATGAAATTTCTTCCCGATTACGATTTTGCTACTTGTCCCGATCTTGATATTCTTCTCGTTCCGGGCGGTTCGGGTACGACTCTTCTGATGGAAGAATTCGAAGTTTTGGATTTTCTAAAATCGAAAGCGGAGAATTCCAAATTCATCACTTCGGTTTGTACGGGTTCCTTGGTTCTTGCGGCCGCCGGTCTTTTGGACGGTTACAAGGCGACGACTCATTGGCTTTCTTTGGATGTCTTAAAATTATTTCCGGTTCAGATTTCGGGAGAACGTTTCGTGAGAGACCGCAACCGAATCACCGGCGGCGGAGTTACTGCGGGAATCGACTTTGCTCTTTTTCTCACCGCGGAATTTTTCGGTACGGAACTCGCCGAGGAAATCCAATTGATGATCGAATACAACCCCGCACCTCCGTTCACTTCGGGTCATCCCACGACCGCGACCTCTCATCTTGTGGAAAAGGTAAAGGTCAGTCGGGAAACCGCCCAGAATCGCAGAAAGGCCGCCGCCATCCGCGTTTTAGAAGCAAGAACTAAAAATTAAGGGAGAATGTAGGATCTCCTACGTTCTCTCCGCAAAGATCCCCGAGATTTCCGAGAAACCACCGACCTTCCGGAAATTTGTGGGAACTCTTACAAATTCCGCCCAGGCACA from Leptospira kmetyi serovar Malaysia str. Bejo-Iso9 harbors:
- a CDS encoding trimeric intracellular cation channel family protein, with the protein product MDLSYYIELIGVGFFALSGALAAAEKKSHHHDIFSAFFTGFITAIGGGTLRDITLGNYPVAWVRDENVLWAILIGFVITLLFANYWPKLKRELFVFDSIGIGIYTVIGTKISLATGVNPFGSVILGMISAIFGGVIRDTLINEVPLIFRKEIYATACLAGATLYVLLGYLNVNSDWNTGLSVCLVVLIRIVAVRFNLSLPTFRLPQ
- a CDS encoding HAD-IA family hydrolase, translating into MSYDKYLFLDVGDTILHLKKSAGETYLEILLEAGLKEEKNAGEIYRKAFSESWHKMHENSPPEHRDKYQFHPGGTPGWWKDLLSDFLERIPDRVSLETAFPIIYHRFADPELWNVDPGFWELKDFCKKENWGLGVISNWDHRLRALLEAKGILEHLNPVIVSAEFGYEKPSPKIFEEAMRLVDLPGKSLVYCGDKYDLDVAVPKSLGWRSYLKKEEGDLNSLSELIRLL
- a CDS encoding DJ-1/PfpI family protein; translation: MPGSNFSIGIFIFPGVTQLDFTGPFEVFSRIPNAKVFLFAQTKGPITTESGMKFLPDYDFATCPDLDILLVPGGSGTTLLMEEFEVLDFLKSKAENSKFITSVCTGSLVLAAAGLLDGYKATTHWLSLDVLKLFPVQISGERFVRDRNRITGGGVTAGIDFALFLTAEFFGTELAEEIQLMIEYNPAPPFTSGHPTTATSHLVEKVKVSRETAQNRRKAAAIRVLEARTKN